The proteins below are encoded in one region of Aeromonas jandaei:
- a CDS encoding transporter substrate-binding domain-containing protein, with protein MKKITSVLLSALLGLGIASGAAHAADGSLDKIKARDKLIVGVFTDKPPFGYVDEKGNYVGFDTDLGRRFAKDLLGDENKIEFVAVEPASRIPFLQSDKVDLILANMTVTPERREVVDFTNPNLRVAVQVLVPEGSPAKKLDDLASKTLIVTTGTTADIWLTRNHPEWKVLKFEKNTESLQALAQGRGDAYAQDNLVLFSWAKENPGYRVLPEKLGSEDPIAPAVKKGNIELRDWVNDRLAKLGEEKYLLKLYDQYVRDKLSPDTDPNDVIVEGGKWQG; from the coding sequence ATGAAAAAAATCACCTCGGTTCTGCTTAGTGCCTTATTGGGACTGGGTATCGCCAGCGGCGCTGCCCATGCGGCGGACGGTTCCCTCGACAAGATCAAGGCGCGGGACAAGCTCATCGTCGGCGTATTCACCGACAAGCCGCCGTTTGGCTACGTGGACGAGAAGGGGAACTACGTCGGTTTTGACACCGATCTCGGCCGCCGCTTCGCCAAGGATCTGCTGGGGGACGAGAACAAGATCGAGTTCGTGGCGGTGGAGCCAGCCAGCCGCATCCCCTTCCTGCAGAGCGACAAGGTGGATCTGATCCTCGCCAATATGACGGTGACGCCGGAGCGGCGCGAGGTGGTGGATTTCACCAACCCGAACCTGCGAGTGGCGGTACAGGTGCTGGTGCCGGAAGGGAGTCCGGCCAAGAAGCTCGATGATCTGGCCAGCAAGACCCTGATCGTGACCACCGGCACCACGGCCGACATCTGGCTGACCCGCAACCACCCGGAGTGGAAGGTACTCAAGTTCGAGAAGAACACCGAATCTTTGCAGGCGCTGGCGCAGGGCCGTGGCGATGCCTACGCCCAGGACAACCTGGTGCTGTTCAGCTGGGCCAAGGAGAATCCGGGCTATCGGGTATTGCCCGAAAAACTGGGCTCGGAAGATCCCATCGCCCCGGCGGTGAAGAAGGGCAATATCGAGCTGCGTGACTGGGTCAATGACCGTCTCGCCAAGCTGGGTGAGGAGAAGTACCTGCTGAAACTCTATGACCAGTATGTGCGTGACAAGCTGAGCCCTGATACCGATCCGAATGATGTGATCGTCGAAGGAGGAAAATGGCAGGGTTAA
- a CDS encoding ferredoxin reductase family protein, translated as MTSKRVWWLLPLLAVGVWWLGYAGEANGVWPWRHEMLLLTGLLGMAYMAISLLLALRLPQLEVWCGGLDRMLRLHRQTAIGGALALTAHWLLVEAPKWAVSAGWLSRPARRGASAAAAGAGAGSGISLHALGNTLGEWSFYLLIALVVVSLLALVSYGRFRLIHRLAPLIYLAGWGHGLCLLPQVGAMTPVGVAIWLIGGIGAIGALYSLLGQVGARKRHPGRVVAVRTLADQTCELTMQLERPLAHYRPGQFAFFEFDAKEGPHPFTLVRVSADRRQLVIAVRALGDHTRQLVAEARVGDEVVVTGPYGAFVAPQGGGRALWLGAGIGITPFVAWLEGQAARGERGEGITLIQCAPDLAGAVYHQRLAELCHRTGVRYQLHLDKAAGRLDLARIAQDAPAQVWFCGPEGMADALTRLLPDGHLHRELFRFR; from the coding sequence ATGACGAGTAAACGGGTGTGGTGGCTGTTGCCGCTGCTGGCGGTCGGAGTCTGGTGGCTGGGTTATGCGGGGGAGGCCAACGGGGTGTGGCCCTGGCGCCATGAGATGTTGCTGCTGACGGGCCTGCTGGGGATGGCCTATATGGCCATTTCGCTGTTGCTGGCCTTGCGCCTGCCGCAGCTGGAGGTGTGGTGTGGCGGTCTGGACCGGATGTTGCGATTGCACCGCCAGACGGCCATCGGCGGCGCATTGGCACTGACCGCTCACTGGCTGCTGGTGGAGGCGCCCAAGTGGGCGGTCTCGGCGGGTTGGCTGAGCCGCCCCGCCCGGCGTGGGGCCAGCGCGGCCGCAGCTGGTGCAGGAGCAGGCAGTGGCATCTCGCTCCATGCCCTTGGCAATACTCTGGGGGAGTGGAGTTTCTATCTGCTGATCGCACTGGTGGTGGTGAGCTTGCTGGCGCTGGTGAGTTATGGCCGTTTTCGGCTGATCCACCGGCTGGCACCGCTCATCTATCTGGCGGGCTGGGGGCACGGGCTCTGCCTGCTGCCTCAGGTGGGAGCCATGACGCCGGTTGGGGTAGCGATCTGGTTGATCGGCGGGATCGGCGCTATCGGGGCCCTCTACTCCCTGCTGGGGCAAGTGGGGGCGCGCAAGCGCCATCCCGGCCGGGTCGTTGCGGTGCGGACGCTGGCGGATCAGACCTGCGAGCTGACCATGCAGCTGGAGCGGCCGCTCGCCCATTACCGCCCGGGTCAGTTTGCCTTTTTCGAATTTGACGCCAAGGAGGGGCCGCACCCCTTTACTCTGGTGCGGGTGTCGGCGGATCGGCGCCAGCTGGTGATCGCGGTGCGGGCGCTCGGGGATCATACCCGTCAGCTGGTGGCAGAGGCGCGCGTCGGGGATGAGGTGGTGGTGACCGGCCCCTATGGCGCTTTTGTCGCCCCGCAAGGGGGAGGGCGAGCCCTCTGGCTGGGGGCCGGGATCGGTATCACGCCGTTTGTGGCTTGGCTGGAGGGGCAGGCTGCCCGTGGCGAGCGCGGCGAGGGGATCACCCTGATCCAGTGCGCGCCGGATCTGGCGGGGGCCGTCTACCACCAGCGGTTGGCCGAGCTCTGTCATCGCACCGGTGTGCGTTATCAGCTGCATCTGGACAAGGCGGCCGGGCGGCTGGATCTGGCCCGCATCGCCCAGGATGCACCTGCGCAGGTATGGTTTTGCGGGCCGGAGGGGATGGCAGATGCCCTGACCCGGTTGTTGCCGGACGGGCATCTGCATCGCGAGCTGTTTCGCTTTCGGTGA
- a CDS encoding amino acid ABC transporter ATP-binding protein produces MTPLLELGSVSKQFGPNLVLDRISLSVRAGEVIVILGPSGCGKSTLLRTLNGLEPIQGGEIRFDGVLLDGATDWQRVRQRIGMVFQSYHLFPNLTVLENVLLGPLQVQKRERAEALLQAEQLLTRIGLWERRHDYPRQLSGGQQQRIAIVRALCMNPQVMLFDEVTAALDPEMVQEVLEVIRDLAGSGMTLLIVTHELAFARAVADRIVFMDGGHILEQAAPHQFFDNPRSQRARQFLAKFSYTNVIKRKESA; encoded by the coding sequence ATGACACCTCTGCTTGAACTCGGTTCTGTCAGTAAACAGTTCGGCCCGAATCTGGTGCTGGATCGGATCAGCCTCAGCGTGCGCGCCGGGGAGGTGATCGTCATCCTGGGGCCGAGCGGCTGCGGCAAGAGCACCTTGTTGCGCACTCTCAACGGGCTCGAACCCATTCAGGGGGGCGAGATCCGCTTCGATGGTGTGTTGCTGGATGGTGCCACCGACTGGCAGCGGGTGCGCCAGCGGATCGGCATGGTGTTCCAGAGCTATCACCTCTTCCCCAACCTGACGGTGCTGGAAAACGTGCTGCTTGGCCCCCTGCAGGTGCAAAAGCGGGAGCGGGCAGAAGCGCTGCTGCAAGCCGAGCAGCTGCTGACCCGCATCGGCCTGTGGGAGCGGCGCCATGACTATCCGCGCCAGCTCTCCGGCGGCCAGCAGCAGCGCATCGCCATCGTGCGGGCGCTGTGCATGAACCCGCAGGTGATGCTGTTTGACGAGGTAACCGCCGCCCTCGACCCCGAGATGGTGCAGGAGGTGCTGGAGGTGATCCGCGATCTCGCCGGCAGCGGCATGACCCTGCTCATCGTCACCCACGAGCTGGCCTTCGCCCGGGCGGTGGCGGATCGCATCGTCTTCATGGATGGCGGCCACATTCTGGAGCAGGCCGCCCCCCACCAATTTTTCGACAATCCGAGGAGCCAGCGTGCGCGCCAGTTCCTCGCCAAGTTTTCTTATACAAATGTCATCAAACGAAAGGAGTCAGCATGA
- a CDS encoding methyl-accepting chemotaxis protein, with translation MFKLGDITVSRKLILLLTVAFVGFVSLLLISANALQRNLMSEREARLNAVLGQAMSQIQFLASTLPAEQAQQEARKLLTNMRFDGNNYLFVIDESRKMLVHPIRPELVGQTMGEGSGATAGQFWFQMVDIARGGKQGTLQYIWTGPSGETADKLSMVSGYQPWGWILGTGMLLQDIHQTIWAQYMKMGSATAIVIVLMGLLGWRITHSIVSPLNQINHAMQRVARGDLVVTIPVQGKDELGMVASCTNQSLDAIRHALLEASQGARNVADAALRIAASAEQTNQAVTNQRDQLAQLATAMNEMSTTISDVAGHAENTARDTQEATGEAGLGNRDVHASVNGIKALASEVEQATQQVNQLKEGVMQIGEVTAVISAISDQTNLLALNAAIEAARAGEQGRGFAVVADEVRQLASRTRQSTEEIQSTIAQLQQRAVSAANAMDASRKLAESSVDQSQQAGQDLTLIVNHIQHVSDMATQIATAAEQQSMVAEDMNRNVSGINDSALEMSQSASQLAQESELLAGLSRSLDERLAVFKLGKESSTAPMMAPVSPPSGEQRARH, from the coding sequence ATGTTCAAGCTCGGTGATATCACCGTGAGCCGCAAATTGATCTTGCTGCTCACGGTTGCGTTTGTCGGTTTCGTGTCACTGCTGCTCATCTCCGCCAACGCACTCCAGCGCAATCTGATGAGTGAACGGGAAGCGCGACTCAATGCCGTGCTGGGACAGGCCATGAGCCAGATCCAGTTTCTGGCCAGCACCCTGCCGGCAGAGCAGGCGCAGCAGGAAGCGCGCAAGCTGCTGACCAACATGCGCTTTGATGGCAACAACTATTTGTTCGTCATCGACGAGAGCCGCAAGATGCTGGTACATCCCATCCGGCCCGAACTGGTCGGCCAGACCATGGGAGAGGGTTCGGGTGCCACCGCAGGGCAGTTCTGGTTCCAGATGGTCGACATCGCCCGTGGCGGCAAGCAGGGAACCCTGCAATACATCTGGACCGGCCCGTCTGGGGAAACCGCTGACAAGCTCTCCATGGTCTCTGGCTATCAACCCTGGGGCTGGATCCTCGGCACCGGTATGCTGCTGCAGGACATCCACCAGACCATCTGGGCCCAATACATGAAGATGGGCAGCGCCACCGCCATCGTCATTGTGCTGATGGGGCTGCTGGGCTGGCGCATCACCCACTCCATCGTCTCCCCGCTCAACCAGATCAACCACGCCATGCAGCGGGTCGCCAGGGGCGATCTGGTGGTCACTATTCCGGTGCAGGGCAAGGATGAGCTGGGCATGGTGGCAAGCTGCACCAACCAGAGTCTCGATGCCATCCGCCACGCGCTGCTGGAGGCAAGTCAGGGGGCCCGCAACGTGGCCGATGCCGCCCTGCGCATCGCCGCCTCCGCCGAGCAGACCAATCAGGCGGTCACCAATCAGCGGGATCAGCTGGCCCAGCTCGCTACCGCCATGAACGAGATGAGTACCACCATCTCTGACGTAGCGGGCCATGCCGAGAACACGGCGCGCGATACCCAGGAGGCGACCGGCGAGGCTGGCCTCGGCAACCGGGATGTGCACGCCAGCGTGAACGGCATCAAGGCGCTCGCCAGCGAAGTGGAACAGGCGACCCAACAGGTCAATCAGCTCAAAGAGGGGGTCATGCAGATCGGCGAGGTGACGGCGGTCATCAGTGCCATCTCTGATCAGACCAACCTGCTGGCCCTCAACGCCGCCATCGAGGCAGCCCGAGCCGGCGAGCAGGGCCGTGGCTTTGCCGTGGTGGCCGACGAGGTGCGCCAACTGGCCAGCCGCACTCGCCAGTCCACCGAAGAGATCCAGAGCACCATTGCCCAGCTGCAACAACGGGCCGTCAGTGCAGCCAATGCTATGGATGCCAGCCGCAAGCTGGCGGAGAGCAGCGTCGATCAATCCCAGCAAGCGGGCCAGGATCTCACCCTGATCGTCAACCACATCCAGCATGTGAGCGACATGGCGACCCAGATCGCCACCGCCGCCGAGCAGCAGAGCATGGTGGCCGAGGATATGAACCGCAACGTCAGCGGCATCAACGACTCGGCGCTGGAGATGTCCCAGTCCGCCTCGCAACTGGCGCAGGAGAGCGAACTGCTGGCCGGTCTATCCCGCAGCCTGGATGAGCGGCTTGCTGTGTTCAAACTGGGCAAGGAGTCCTCCACTGCGCCAATGATGGCTCCCGTATCTCCCCCCTCCGGAGAGCAGCGCGCCCGTCATTGA
- a CDS encoding M3 family metallopeptidase: MSSIAREYFDQLNRDYLQVHRRKEDLFWATYMGTSDDQAGFTAAEQAYKAFCANPERLPELRKMHALAEDEELKRGLAGWIAFFECNVIEDPVAATLMDQLVAAEADLFARRKGLKLTLLDEQGQQVAGSLPAASTSLAASPNEAVRQSAIAMFHTLEQWVVDNGFLEVVALRNRFARAMGYRDYFAYKVRKNEQMSPDQLFAILDDFIARTDARLQQSLVELTAAKGEAALLPHNLRYFVSGDVTRQLDPYVPFSRALRDWVESFRRLGIQYRGATLTLDLLTREGKYENGFCHGPVPSFFQQGEWIPAVVNFTSLAAPVQVGSGWSGLNTLFHEGGHAAHFANVTGNAPCFSQEFPPTSMAYAETQSMFCDSLLDDADWLKRYARNAAGEAVPDALIKEMIAARQPFRAFNERQIALVAYFERDLYAMAESDRTPEAVLALARKWERKILGVVSPRPLLAIPHLLNQESACAYHGYLLALMAVEQTRTYFLKRDGYLTDNPRIGPDLAAHYWGPGNGMTHDETLRSLTGEGFSAVPLAEACNLSAAEAWLQAQACMAAAQQRPTAGACSPLDAHIRVVHGAELIADNRESESRMLADFEAWIARHYFAGDAGEGRSCVQ, translated from the coding sequence ATGAGTTCGATTGCCAGAGAGTATTTTGACCAGCTCAATCGCGACTATCTGCAGGTTCACAGACGCAAGGAGGATCTGTTCTGGGCCACCTATATGGGCACCAGCGACGATCAGGCCGGGTTTACCGCAGCCGAGCAGGCCTACAAGGCCTTTTGCGCCAATCCGGAGCGGTTGCCGGAACTGCGCAAGATGCACGCCCTCGCCGAAGATGAAGAGTTAAAACGGGGTCTGGCGGGCTGGATCGCCTTCTTCGAGTGCAACGTCATCGAGGATCCCGTTGCCGCCACCCTGATGGACCAGCTGGTGGCTGCTGAGGCGGATCTGTTTGCCCGCCGCAAAGGGCTGAAACTGACCCTGCTGGATGAGCAGGGCCAGCAGGTGGCTGGCAGCCTGCCCGCCGCCAGCACCTCCCTTGCCGCCAGCCCGAACGAGGCGGTGCGCCAAAGCGCCATCGCCATGTTCCACACCCTGGAGCAGTGGGTGGTCGACAACGGCTTCCTCGAGGTGGTGGCGCTGCGCAACCGCTTTGCCCGCGCCATGGGCTATCGCGACTACTTCGCCTACAAGGTGCGCAAGAACGAGCAGATGAGCCCAGATCAGCTGTTCGCCATCCTCGATGACTTCATCGCCCGCACCGACGCCCGGTTGCAGCAAAGTCTGGTCGAACTGACAGCGGCCAAAGGGGAGGCGGCCCTGTTGCCCCACAACCTGCGTTACTTCGTCAGTGGCGACGTGACCCGCCAGCTCGACCCCTATGTGCCCTTCTCGCGGGCGCTGCGGGACTGGGTCGAGAGCTTCCGTCGTCTCGGCATCCAGTATCGCGGGGCTACCCTGACCCTGGACTTGCTGACCCGGGAGGGGAAATACGAGAACGGCTTCTGTCATGGCCCGGTACCGAGCTTCTTCCAGCAGGGTGAGTGGATACCAGCGGTGGTCAACTTCACCAGCCTGGCCGCTCCGGTGCAGGTGGGCAGCGGTTGGAGTGGCCTCAATACCCTGTTCCACGAGGGAGGCCACGCCGCGCACTTTGCCAATGTTACCGGCAATGCGCCCTGCTTCTCCCAGGAGTTCCCGCCCACCTCTATGGCTTATGCCGAGACCCAGTCGATGTTCTGCGACAGCCTGCTGGACGATGCCGACTGGCTCAAACGCTATGCCAGAAATGCGGCGGGAGAGGCTGTTCCCGATGCCCTCATCAAGGAAATGATCGCCGCCCGCCAGCCGTTTCGGGCCTTCAATGAGCGCCAGATCGCGCTGGTGGCCTACTTCGAGCGGGATCTCTACGCCATGGCAGAGAGCGATCGCACTCCCGAGGCTGTGCTGGCGCTGGCCCGCAAGTGGGAGCGCAAGATCCTCGGGGTCGTGAGCCCGCGCCCGTTGCTGGCCATTCCGCACCTCCTTAATCAGGAGTCGGCCTGCGCCTATCACGGCTACCTGCTGGCGCTGATGGCGGTGGAGCAGACCCGCACTTACTTCCTCAAGCGCGATGGCTACCTTACCGACAACCCGCGCATCGGGCCGGATCTGGCTGCCCACTACTGGGGGCCGGGCAACGGCATGACTCACGATGAGACATTGCGCAGCCTGACCGGTGAAGGCTTCAGTGCCGTGCCGCTGGCCGAGGCGTGCAACCTGAGCGCCGCCGAGGCGTGGCTGCAAGCGCAAGCCTGCATGGCGGCCGCGCAGCAGCGGCCAACTGCCGGTGCGTGCTCGCCCCTCGACGCTCATATCCGGGTGGTGCACGGCGCCGAGCTCATCGCCGACAACCGCGAGTCGGAGAGTCGCATGCTGGCCGACTTCGAGGCGTGGATTGCCCGGCACTACTTTGCGGGGGATGCCGGGGAGGGGCGGAGCTGCGTGCAGTGA
- the gbpA gene encoding N-acetylglucosamine-binding protein GbpA yields MAAKIQLNHIAAMLALLALLASGSALAHGYISQPESRNYLCKTGGNSQCGGVQWEPQSVEGPSGFPQTGPQDGQIASAGSPRWSELNIQTSDRWAKREVQPGPFAISWTFTANHVTRNWRYYLTKQDWNPNQPLTRASFDLTPFCVIDGNMVQPPKQVTHNCVLPDRTGYQVILGVWEVGDTSNSFYNIIDAKFKDGSQPPLEWSQAGTIYPSIDLAVGDKAMTRVFDANGERPELQTVLTITTAEQGQKNSWAHALASKINAEQSLIRAGQQGADGQFNPIYGMNPVYLKRNSKLERVEIDLQQLQPPVVDSISVSGLASDYVLDNGKATLDFTVTAQGDLAVTNTLYDHGGVAKGESSADIKDSSHTFTMALEGLKAGHHQLVIKATPKAGGETIQQTMDLMFKEQSSGEYDFVFPNSLKSYAAGTKVQQPKNGKVYQCKPFPYSGYCQQWTTTATQYEPGIGSHWQMAWDEVH; encoded by the coding sequence ATGGCAGCAAAAATCCAACTCAATCACATCGCGGCGATGCTGGCCCTGCTGGCCCTGCTGGCCAGCGGCAGCGCCCTGGCCCACGGCTACATCAGCCAGCCCGAGAGCCGCAACTACCTGTGCAAAACCGGTGGCAACAGCCAGTGTGGCGGCGTGCAGTGGGAGCCCCAGAGCGTGGAGGGCCCATCAGGCTTCCCGCAAACCGGCCCGCAGGATGGTCAAATCGCCTCGGCGGGCAGCCCGCGCTGGAGCGAGCTGAACATCCAGACCAGCGACCGCTGGGCCAAGCGTGAAGTACAGCCCGGCCCCTTCGCCATCAGCTGGACCTTCACTGCCAACCACGTCACCCGCAACTGGCGCTACTACCTCACCAAGCAGGACTGGAACCCCAACCAGCCGCTCACCCGCGCCTCGTTCGACCTGACCCCCTTCTGCGTCATCGACGGCAACATGGTGCAGCCGCCCAAGCAGGTGACCCACAACTGTGTCCTGCCGGATCGCACCGGTTATCAGGTGATCCTCGGCGTGTGGGAAGTGGGCGACACCAGCAACAGTTTCTACAACATCATCGATGCCAAGTTCAAAGATGGCAGCCAGCCGCCGCTGGAGTGGAGCCAGGCAGGCACCATCTACCCCTCCATCGACCTCGCAGTGGGTGACAAGGCGATGACCCGGGTATTCGATGCCAACGGCGAGCGCCCCGAGCTGCAGACCGTACTGACCATCACCACCGCCGAGCAGGGCCAGAAGAACAGCTGGGCCCACGCCCTCGCCAGCAAGATCAACGCCGAGCAGAGCCTGATCCGCGCCGGTCAGCAAGGAGCCGATGGCCAGTTCAATCCGATCTACGGTATGAACCCCGTCTATCTGAAGCGAAACAGCAAACTGGAGCGAGTCGAGATTGATCTGCAACAGCTGCAGCCGCCGGTAGTGGACAGCATCAGCGTCAGCGGTCTGGCCAGCGACTATGTGCTGGACAACGGCAAGGCAACCCTCGATTTCACCGTCACCGCACAGGGCGATCTGGCCGTCACCAACACCCTCTATGACCACGGCGGCGTCGCCAAGGGTGAAAGCAGTGCCGACATCAAGGACAGCAGCCACACCTTTACCATGGCGCTGGAAGGGCTCAAGGCAGGTCACCACCAGCTGGTGATCAAGGCCACCCCGAAAGCGGGCGGCGAGACCATTCAGCAGACCATGGATCTGATGTTCAAGGAGCAGAGCAGCGGCGAATACGACTTCGTCTTCCCGAACTCGCTCAAATCCTATGCCGCCGGCACCAAGGTGCAGCAGCCGAAAAATGGCAAGGTCTATCAGTGCAAGCCCTTCCCCTACAGCGGCTACTGCCAGCAGTGGACCACCACAGCCACCCAGTACGAGCCGGGCATCGGCTCCCACTGGCAGATGGCCTGGGATGAAGTGCACTAA